From a region of the Pleuronectes platessa chromosome 22, fPlePla1.1, whole genome shotgun sequence genome:
- the pthlha gene encoding parathyroid hormone-like hormone a: MFCSRRLLQQWCFALFLLCSPVPHFGRPLDALSSRIKRSVTHAQLMHDKGRALQDFKRRMWLQELLDEVHTAEVRDLPVRTTGAAGGSSGAGGGLPGVSLGLDLSTTGSTLHSKPAGGTKNLAVAFGLEDEEGTNLPQETNKSPTFRSPGKKKKKGRAGKRREGEKRKRRVRSLGRSEEAWRSLLGLQGALL, translated from the exons ATGTTCTGCTCCAGGAGGCTCCTGCAGCAGTGGTGCTTCGCTCTGTTCCTGCTCTGCTCCCCGGTGCCGCACTTCGGACGTCCCCTCGATGCCCTGAGCAGCAGAAT taaaCGCTCGGTCACTCACGCTCAGCTGATGCACGACAAAGGTCGCGCCCTCCAGGACTTCAAGCGCCGCATGTGGCTTCAGGAGCTTCTGGACGAGGTCCACACGGCCGAGGTCCGGGACCTCCCGGTCCGAACCACCGGAGCCGCGGGGGGCAGCAGCGGGGCCGGCGGGGGGCTGCCGGGCGTCAGCCTGGGCCTCGACCTCAGCACCACCGGAAGCACCCTGCACTCCAAACCCGCCGGAGGAACCAAGAACCTTGCGGTGGCCTTCGGcctggaggacgaggagggaaCCAACCTGCCGCAGGAAACCAACAAGTCGCCCACGTTCAGGTCTCCgggcaagaagaagaagaaaggacgagccgggaagaggagggagggcgagaagaggaagaggagggtgcgCTCGTTAGGCCGGAGCGAGGAGGCATGGAGGTCTCTGCTcggcctgcagggggcgctgctttAA